One part of the Candidatus Krumholzibacteriia bacterium genome encodes these proteins:
- a CDS encoding EamA family transporter, translated as MIVVVLLASIFFAVLGQVSFKRGMNRVGRIELRSVLDWRSGVIPILTGFVAYGTSMVLWLYTLSRVELSYAFPFVSLSYVGIMLAARLGLGEPVDRHRVLGSALIVAGVVLVSLTR; from the coding sequence TTGATCGTCGTCGTCCTGCTGGCGAGTATCTTCTTCGCCGTCCTCGGTCAGGTGTCGTTCAAGCGAGGCATGAACCGGGTCGGACGGATCGAGTTGCGCTCGGTGCTGGACTGGCGCTCGGGCGTGATCCCGATCCTGACCGGCTTCGTCGCCTACGGCACGTCGATGGTGCTGTGGCTGTACACCCTTTCCCGCGTCGAGCTGAGCTATGCCTTTCCCTTCGTATCGTTGAGCTACGTCGGGATCATGCTGGCGGCGCGGCTGGGACTGGGCGAGCCGGTCGACCGGCACCGCGTGCTCGGCAGCGCGTTGATCGTCGCCGGGGTCGTGCTCGTCAGCCTGACCCGCTGA
- a CDS encoding putative sugar nucleotidyl transferase, whose protein sequence is MNVPTHLPIVLFEDDRVVDLGPIVDTRPAFELRCGILNLRERIEAIATTANVYGSVRAYLTEITRGLVPLLDDGDAEVLAVNAQLTGTVDDLARAIASLGSGSEIRVDGRLWMARTTASELPARASARDDDGSSAPTGLGFFARPWEVVAANEQHLVADAGWLAGRGAPERRIFGVDFEDHSPRLQWLAAAAWVDGAELADIFPGATFVESERIHVARGARVRPGAVIDAEEGPVVLGPGCVVHPLSVVVGPAYVGPGSVVNPGAKLREGTSVGAFCKVGGEIEESVIHDLSNKQHDGFLGHALVGNWVNLGADTNGSDLKNNYGPVRVDLGDGPIDTGLSFVGQLLADHVKTGIDTMLTTGGVVGVAGNVFGGGFAPRFFPAFGWGGADGIREYRLDDALRTARTVMARRDVRWTAAHEELLRTVFARTAAQRAG, encoded by the coding sequence ATGAACGTGCCGACCCACCTTCCGATCGTCCTTTTCGAGGACGATCGGGTCGTGGACCTGGGGCCGATCGTCGACACGCGTCCGGCCTTCGAGCTCCGTTGCGGAATTCTGAACCTGCGTGAACGGATCGAGGCAATTGCCACGACGGCAAACGTCTATGGGTCCGTTCGTGCGTACTTGACGGAGATCACGCGGGGCCTCGTCCCGCTCCTCGACGACGGCGACGCCGAGGTCCTCGCGGTCAACGCCCAGCTCACCGGGACCGTCGACGACCTGGCGCGGGCGATCGCGTCGCTCGGATCGGGGAGCGAGATCCGGGTGGACGGACGCCTCTGGATGGCCCGCACCACGGCGAGCGAACTGCCCGCGCGCGCGTCGGCCCGCGACGACGACGGGTCGAGTGCACCGACCGGACTGGGTTTCTTCGCCCGGCCCTGGGAGGTCGTCGCGGCCAACGAGCAGCACCTGGTGGCCGACGCCGGGTGGCTGGCCGGGCGCGGCGCGCCGGAGCGGCGGATCTTCGGCGTGGACTTCGAGGACCACAGCCCGCGGTTGCAGTGGCTGGCCGCCGCGGCCTGGGTCGACGGCGCCGAGCTGGCCGACATCTTCCCGGGTGCGACCTTCGTCGAGTCCGAACGGATCCACGTCGCCCGCGGAGCGCGCGTGCGGCCGGGGGCCGTGATCGACGCCGAGGAGGGTCCGGTCGTCCTCGGCCCCGGGTGTGTCGTGCATCCGCTGTCGGTGGTCGTCGGTCCCGCCTACGTCGGGCCGGGCTCGGTCGTCAACCCCGGCGCCAAGCTGCGCGAGGGGACCTCGGTCGGAGCCTTCTGCAAGGTCGGGGGCGAGATCGAGGAGTCGGTGATCCACGACCTCAGCAACAAGCAGCACGACGGGTTCCTCGGCCACGCGCTGGTCGGCAACTGGGTGAATCTCGGGGCCGACACCAACGGCAGCGACCTCAAGAACAACTACGGGCCGGTCCGCGTGGATCTCGGCGACGGGCCGATCGACACGGGCCTGTCGTTCGTGGGCCAGCTCCTGGCCGACCACGTCAAGACGGGAATCGACACCATGCTGACCACCGGCGGTGTGGTCGGCGTGGCCGGCAACGTCTTCGGTGGGGGCTTCGCGCCGCGCTTCTTCCCGGCCTTCGGATGGGGCGGCGCCGACGGGATCCGCGAGTACCGTCTCGACGACGCCCTGCGCACGGCCCGCACCGTGATGGCCCGCCGCGACGTGCGGTGGACGGCTGCCCACGAGGAGCTGTTGCGCACGGTCTTCGCGCGCACGGCGGCGCAGCGCGCCGGCTGA
- a CDS encoding HU family DNA-binding protein, with protein MTKADLVEAISEGTGLSKKDTGVVVDLILENISRALCEGDKVELRGFGSFKVKERRSRKARNPRTGAAVEVPAKLVPYFKASNELKALIDPDASADDSAGPEDAASTGSGGPVQ; from the coding sequence ATGACCAAGGCCGATCTCGTCGAGGCCATCTCCGAGGGCACCGGTCTTTCGAAGAAGGACACCGGCGTCGTCGTGGATCTCATCCTCGAGAACATCAGTCGAGCGCTCTGCGAGGGCGACAAGGTCGAACTCAGGGGCTTCGGCAGTTTCAAGGTGAAGGAGCGGCGCTCACGCAAGGCGCGGAACCCCCGCACGGGGGCCGCGGTCGAGGTGCCGGCGAAGCTCGTTCCCTACTTCAAGGCTTCGAACGAACTGAAGGCCCTGATCGATCCGGACGCTTCGGCGGACGACTCCGCCGGGCCGGAGGACGCCGCGTCGACGGGATCGGGCGGGCCCGTGCAGTAG
- a CDS encoding dihydropteroate synthase: MIADPLTTTDPEVGGAVASGDRRWLEVRARALAAAGADAIDLNASSMGGAEADVLLWMAEVVEAVTDLPLSLDGPDPATLLRCARGRRAPVVLNSWPADAAFDEALVDLLQRPGGRLVVQLRRGRTLPVGADDRRAWAEDAVERFERTGLDPRSLLIDGVALPWGTDVAAGRGLLEFVAAWAHDHPEIPTLVGLGNVAHGAADPVEARRTWLELLAAAGLGAVLLDPRDRTLIPFRTG, encoded by the coding sequence GTGATCGCCGATCCGCTCACCACCACCGATCCCGAGGTCGGCGGTGCCGTCGCATCGGGCGACCGGCGCTGGCTCGAGGTGCGGGCCCGCGCGCTCGCGGCGGCCGGAGCCGACGCGATCGATCTCAACGCCTCGTCCATGGGCGGTGCCGAGGCCGACGTCCTGCTGTGGATGGCCGAGGTGGTGGAGGCCGTCACCGATCTCCCGCTGTCGCTCGACGGGCCCGATCCGGCCACGCTGCTCCGCTGCGCGCGGGGACGCCGGGCCCCGGTCGTGCTCAACTCCTGGCCGGCCGACGCGGCGTTCGACGAGGCCCTGGTCGACCTGTTGCAGAGACCCGGCGGCCGGCTCGTGGTGCAGCTCCGCCGCGGCCGAACCCTTCCGGTCGGCGCGGACGACCGCCGCGCCTGGGCCGAGGATGCGGTCGAACGCTTCGAACGGACCGGCCTCGATCCCCGCTCGCTGCTGATCGACGGGGTCGCGCTGCCCTGGGGCACCGACGTCGCCGCCGGACGGGGGCTGCTCGAGTTCGTCGCGGCCTGGGCCCACGACCATCCCGAGATCCCCACCCTCGTCGGTCTGGGGAACGTGGCCCACGGCGCGGCCGATCCGGTGGAGGCGCGCCGCACCTGGTTGGAACTGCTCGCAGCGGCCGGGCTCGGAGCCGTGCTGCTCGATCCCCGAGACCGGACGCTGATTCCCTTCCGCACCGGGTGA